A genomic stretch from Juglans microcarpa x Juglans regia isolate MS1-56 chromosome 3S, Jm3101_v1.0, whole genome shotgun sequence includes:
- the LOC121258728 gene encoding LOW QUALITY PROTEIN: translin-associated protein X-like (The sequence of the model RefSeq protein was modified relative to this genomic sequence to represent the inferred CDS: deleted 1 base in 1 codon; substituted 1 base at 1 genomic stop codon), whose product MRVAALVLTESREGAQFSSVQLCSGATYVLLLRTPPDFSHIWPPNPTAYIHLLFTYSATVSGTCSLQNSAKIARTMTTEFSMKDAFGRYAEYLNDLNDRRERVVKASLDVTINSKKVIFQVHRVGKHNREEVLEKAEKDLATVTEQYMSRLVRELQGTDFWKLRRAYSPGVPFISXNQYVEAATFCKFCKTGTLLNLDEINATLFPLSDPSFEPLQRNVLDYLLGLADLTGELMRLAIGRISEGELEFAEKICRFARDIYRELTLLVPDMDDSSDMKTKMDTMLQSVMKIENACFSVHVRGSEYIPLTGSIDSSSFLLDMPDNEL is encoded by the exons atgcgggtagcggCCCTAGTACTAACCGAGAGTCGAGAAGGCgctcagttcagttcagttcagcTGTGTTCCGGAGCGACATATGTTCTACTCCTCCGTACTCCACCGGATTTCTCTCATATATGGCCCCCAAACCCCACCGCCTACATTCAT TTACTCTTCACTTACTCGGCTACAGTTTCAGGGACTTGTTCATTGCAAAACTCGGCGAAAATAGCGAGGACAATGACCACTGAATTCTCCATGAAAGATGCTTTCGGCAGATACGCTGAATACCTCAATGACCTG AATGACAGACGTGAAAGAGTGGTGAAAGCAAGTCTTGATGTCACCATTAACAGCAAAAAGGTCATATTTCAAGTGCATAG GGTTGGTAAGCACAACAGAGAAGAAGTTTTGGAGAAGGCAGAAAAGGATTTGGCGACCGTGACTGAGCAATATATGTCTCGACTAGTGAGAGAACTACAGGGGACTGATTTTTGGAAGCTAAGACGAGCGTACTCACCTGGGGTA CCTTTCATCTCCTAAAACCAGTATGTTGAAGCTGCAACATTTTGTAAATTCTGCAAGACTGGGACTCTTTTGAATCTTGATGAGATAAATGCAACTTTATTTCCACTTAGCGATCCATCTTTTGAGCCATTGCAGAGAAATGTCCTCGACTATCTCTTGGGG CTTGCAGACTTGACTGGAGAGCTGATGCGGTTGGCTATTGGTAGAATATCAGAAGGTGAACTTGAGTTTGCTGAGAAGATATGCAGGTTTGCACGTGATATCTACAGGGAGCTGACTCTTCTTGTTCCAGATATGGATGATAGTTCTGATATGAAGACAAAGATGGATACGATGCTCCAAAGTGTAATGAAAATAGAGAATG cTTGCTTTAGTGTTCATGTGAGAGGATCGGAATACATTCCACTCACTGGATCCATTGACTCAAGTTCATTCTTGTTGGACATGCCTGATAATGAACTGTGA
- the LOC121258730 gene encoding uncharacterized protein LOC121258730 gives MEGCLAINPLGRKGGLALFWEMKDDVVIKSYSQWHINAFVKGGGDGSWLFIGFYGHPDASKRWQLWELLKQLSPPEGGAWCVARDFNEVLSQNEKWEGNRREEKLISGFREALETNKLVDVGMSGNFFTWNNRHSDHTFTKERLNRYVVNKEWINLFGTVKVEGLTASTSDHHPIMLSVRKERRCFSQRQSSFKFEASWIREEECEGLIRTVWDVTSQAGREPLVCVLDMLRKCGSKLRGTFKRRDSERCNDIEQLNSRIKELQDREGPHNSTELHSLQKERRKKNQISSVVDAASKLKVRNEEVVEAFRQYYTELISKTLANRLKLVLDKIIAKNQSAFIPGTLILDNIIVAYETLHSMKTRSKGKGGSMALKMDISKAYDRVEWNFLKAVMQRMGFRPGDVIYPSRGIRQGDPISPYLFLLCAEGLSSLINAAEAKGETRGMAVARGSIRVSHLLFADDCIIFARAKWHKWMKVKEILRAKYYKNYDVLSSNLGYGPSMIWRSIWGSLKLLKEGLVWRVDNGLSIKVWGDKWLPSKPSHRVQSPIKHLNDEAKVAELIGNGGRWDVETVKATFTKEEAEVICNIPLSYTGLEDKRIWAYSKNGCFSVRSVYHLDLNRKKDWKWESSDNLYRRKVVEKPICPICLREDETVCHALWSYPAAMDVWAEKESPVQKWKSSEMDLVAVWKKLLAELPLEMVELVQAKSSLNEFQQAQQKGVERAEIAAVGRRLVKWEASGNGFVKVNWDAAFKADQRRMGAGVVIRDKEGNVQVSLCLPIDYVQSVVVVEVAALWRALCLCVELNIHKAIFEGDSLEVIKAVNNREECLEWHGQIIEDITKIFCMHPNWILKHT, from the exons ATGGAAGGGTGTTTGGCTATTAATCCTTTGGGAAGAAAGGGTGGTTTGGCTTTGTTTTGGGAGATGAAGGATGATGTGGTAATAAAAAGCTATTCACAGTGGCATATTAATGCCTTTGTCAAAGGTGGGGGTGATGGAAGTTGGCTTTTTATTGGGTTCTATGGTCATCCTGATGCAAGCAAGAGGTGGCAGTTGTGGGAGCTTCTCAAGCAATTGTCTCCACCTGAAGGAGGGGCATGGTGTGTAGCTAGAGACTTCAATGAGGTGCTATCACAAAATGAGAAATGGGAAGGCAATAGAAGAGAGGAAAAGTTGATCTCGGGATTTAGAGAAGCTTTAGAAACAAACAAACTGGTGGATGTGGGAATGAGTGGTAATTTCTTCACTTGGAACAATAGACATTCAGACCACACATTTACTAAGGAAAGGTTGAATAGATATGTGGTTAACAAGGAATGGATTAATTTGTTTGGGACGGTTAAGGTTGAAGGGCTCACAGCTAGTACCTCAGATCATCATCCAATCATGTTATCTGTTAGGAAGGAAAGGAGGTGTTTCTCTCAAAGGCAATCTTCTTTTAAGTTTGAAGCTAGTTGGATAAGGGAGGAGGAATGTGAAGGGTTAATCAGAACAGTTTGGGATGTCACTTCTCAAGCTGGCAGGGAACCTCTTGTGTGTGTGCTGGATATGTTGAGAAAGTGTGGTAGTAAACTAAGAGGTACTTTTAAAAGAAGGGATAGTGAAAGATGTAATGACATTGAACAACTAAATAGTAGAATTAAGGAGCTACAAGATAGAGAGGGGCCTCATAATTCTACAGAACTTCACAGCTTGCAAAAGGAG agaaggaaaaagaaccAAATCTCTTCAGTTGTTGATGCTGCCTCAAAATTGAAAGTAAGGAATGAAGAGGTTGTGGAGGCTTTTAGGCAGTATTACACTGAG CTAATTTCGAAGACCCTTGCAAATAGACTCAAGTTGGTGCTAGATAAGATCATTGCTAAAAATCAAAGTGCATTCATTCCTGGTACGTTGATTCTAGATAATATTATTGTAGCTTATGAAACTTTGCATTCTATGAAGACCAGATCTAAGGGTAAAGGAGGAAGCATGGCACTGAAAATGGATATCTCaaaggcatatgatagggttGAATGGAATTTTTTGAAGGCTGTCATGCAGAGAATGGGGTTTAG ACCAGGTGATGTTATATACCCTTCACGAGGCATTAGGCAAGGGGATCCAATCTCCCCCTATCTGTTTTTGTTGTGTGCTGAGGGGCTAAGTAGTCTCATTAATGCAGCTGAGGCTAAGGGTGAGACGAGAGGCATGGCTGTTGCAAGAGGAAGTATAAGGGTTTCTCACCTCCTCTTTGCTGatgattgtattatttttgcAAGAGCCAAGTGGCATAAGTGGATGAAGGTGAAGGAGATCCTACGG gcaaaatattataagaattatGATGTGTTGAGTTCTAATCTGGGGTATGGACCATCTATGATTTGGAGGAGCATATGGGGATCTCTGAAACTACTGAAGGAAGGTCTTGTATGGAGAGTGGACAATGGATTGAGTATCAAAGTTTGGGGTGATAAATGGTTGCCTAGTAAGCCTTCTCATCGAGTGCAGTCTCCTATTAAGCATCTGAATGATGAAGCCAAGGTGGCAGAGTTAATTGGAAATGGTGGGAGGTGGGATGTTGAGACAGTTAAGGCTACATTTACTAAAGAAGAAGCTGAAGTAATATGCAATATTCCTCTAAGCTATACTGGTTTGGAGGATAAAAGAATTTGGGCCTACTCGAAGAATGGTTGCTTTAGTGTTAGAAGTGTCTATCACCTTGACTTAAACAGAAAGAAGGACTGGAAATGGGAGTCTTCTGAT AATCTATACAGGAGGAAGGTGGTGGAGAAGCCAATATGCCCTATCTGCCTGAGGGAGGATGAAACTGTTTGTCATGCCTTGTGGAGCTACCCTGCAGCTATGGATGTTTGGGCTGAGAAAGAGAGTCCAGTGCAGAAGTGGAAGTCATCTGAGATGGATTTGGTTGCAGTATGGAAGAAACTATTAGCTGAATTACCTTTGGAAATGGTGGAATTGGTG CAAGCAAAATCAAGTCTCAATGAATTTCAACAAGCACAACAAAAGGGGGTAGAAAGAGCTGAAATTGCTGCAGTAGGAAGAAGGTTGGTTAAATGGGAAGCCTCAGGAAATGGCTTTGTAAAAGTAAACTGGGATGCTGCTTTCAAAGCAgaccaaagaaggatgggagcTGGAGTGGTCATTAGAGATAAAGAGGGGAATGTACAGGTGTCTTTGTGTTTGCCAATAGATTATGTTCAATCTGTTGTGGTTGTTGAAGTTGCTGCTTTATGGAGGGCTCTATGCTTATGTGTAGAACTTAATATACATAAGGCTATATTTGAAGGGGATTCATTGGAAGTGATTAAAGCTGTTAATAATAGAGAAGAATGCTTGGAATGGCATGGACAGATTATAGAAGATATTACAAAGATTTTTTGTATGCATCCAAATTGGATTCTAAAACACACATAG
- the LOC121258731 gene encoding uncharacterized protein LOC121258731: MEEIEEVWRKLKLTDEEDCPIEVGQGVHGSMDLKGRRSLIGKIISERIIGREVARSMMEKVWKVGKPLEFQEIGGNCFGITFVNRSEKMKVLDGCLWLFDNHLFVLLDFDGGMQPCLFNFDHAHMWVQMLNLPLSYMNKQMGELIGSSIEKVMEVDVQEDGSAWGRCLSVKVECDLRRSVARVRTIVVDGRTSWVPFQYEKLPRLCFNCGRIVHGKEGYKESEGSVGQYVVWL, from the coding sequence ATGGAGGAAATTGAGGAAGTATGGAGGAAATTGAAGCTGACTGATGAGGAGGATTGTCCGATTGAGGTCGGACAAGGTGTTCATGGCTCGATGGATCTGAAGGGGAGAAGAAGTCTGATAGGGAAGATAATTTCTGAACGTATAATCGGGAGGGAAGTTGCTAGATCTATGATGGAAAAAGTATGGAAGGTTGGTAAGCCTCTGGAATTTCAAGAAATTGGAGGTAATTGCTTTGGGATTACTTTTGTTAATCGAAGTGAGAAGATGAAGGTTCTCGATGGCTGTCTATGGTTATTTGATAATCACTTATTTGTGCTACTTGATTTTGATGGTGGAATGCAACCTTGTCTGTTTAACTTTGATCATGCTCATATGTGGGTGCAAATGTTAAATCTGCCTTTGAGTTATATGAATAAACAGATGGGAGAACTAATTGGGAGTTCGATAGAGAAGGTTATGGAGGTTGATGTACAGGAAGATGGCTCAGCTTGGGGGAGATGCTTGAGTGTGAAGGTAGAATGTGATTTGAGAAGATCTGTAGCTCGAGTTAGGACCATTGTTGTGGATGGAAGGACGAGCTGGGTACCTTTCCAGTATGAAAAGTTGCCTAggttatgttttaattgtgGAAGAATTGTCCATGGAAAAGAGGGGTATAAGGAGAGTGAAGGAAGTGTAGGTCAGTATGTTGTGTGGCTTTGA